The Lycium barbarum isolate Lr01 chromosome 10, ASM1917538v2, whole genome shotgun sequence genome includes a region encoding these proteins:
- the LOC132613780 gene encoding ubiquinol oxidase 4, chloroplastic/chromoplastic: MAISISSMGLGTSVSSYSCLKVKSFENPSFLCNSKNPFGLNSLFSLKNSYGSSKGSFSRKSCRIRATLLQENEEEVVVEKSIAPKSFPSKVGGGNNGEPPDDSSSNGLEKWVIKIEQSINIFLTDSVIKILDTLYHDRNYARFYVLETIARVPYFAFISVLHAYESFGWWRRADYIKVHFAESWNEMHHLLIMEELGGNAWWFDRFLAQHIAIFYYFMTVLMYALSPRMAYHFSECVESHAYETYDKFIKDQGEELKKLPAPKIAVSYYTGGDLYLFDEFQTSREPNTRRPKIDNLYDVFMNIRDDEAEHCKTMKACQTHGSLRSPHTNLCDESEDDPGCPVPQADCVGIVDCIKKSVADP, encoded by the exons ATGGCGATTTCTATTTCTTCTATGGGTTTGGGAACTTCAGTTTCTTCATATTCTTGTTTAAAAGTTAAGAGTTTTGAGAATCCATCATTTTTATGCAATTCCAAGAACCCATTTGGTTTAAATTCTTTATTTTCACTTAAGAATTCTTATGGATCTTCAAAGGGTTCCTTCTCAAG GAAATCATGTAGGATTCGAGCAACATTGTTACAAGAGAATGAAGAAGAAGTGGTTGTGGAGAAATCTATTGCACCTAAGAGTTTTCCAAGCAAAGTGGGAGGGGGGAATAATGGGGAGCCACCCGATGATTCGTCCTCTAATGGTCTAGAGAAATGGGTTATAAAGATTGAGCAGTCTATAAATATCTTCCTCACG GATTCGGTGATAAAGATTCTTGACACTTTGTATCATGACCGAAACTATGCGAGGTTTTATGTTCTGGAAACAATTGCAAGAGTTCCTTATTTTG CATTTATATCGGTTCTTCACGCTTATGAGAGCTTTGGCTGGTGGAGAAGAGCAGATTATATAAAGGTGCATTTTGCTGAAAGCTGGAATGAGATGCACCATTTGCTCATTATGGAA GAATTAGGGGGAAATGCTTGGTGGTTTGATCGATTCCTTGCGCAACATATAGCTATATTCTATTATTTCATGACAGTCTTGATGTATGCTTTGAGCCCAAGAATGGCAT ATCATTTCTCTGAATGTGTGGAGAGCCATGCATACGAGACTTACGATAAATTCATCAAGGATCAAGGAG AGGAATTGAAGAAATTGCCTGCTCCAAAGATTGCCGTGAGCTACTACACGGGAGGTGACTTGTATTTGTTTG ATGAATTCCAAACTTCGCGAGAGCCTAATACTCGGAGACCAAAAATAG ATAATTTGTACGACGTATTCATGAACATTAGAGATGACGAAGCTGAGCATTGTAAGACAATGAAAGCCTGTCAAACTCATGGGAGCCTTCGCTCTCCGCACACAAATCTATGTGATGAGTCTGAAGATGATCCAGGGTGTCCCGTGCCTCAGGCTGATTGTGTAGGTATCGTGGATTGTATAAAGAAATCTGTCGCCGATCCTTAA